ACTCAAAAGTCTTTGAAAAATAAACGTAGAAACCTAAAATTTGTAACTAAgtagtatttatatatcttgggtattttgaagaaaataatcaatatataacTTTGGTGGGGACAAAATTTCAAATCTGCGATTTGATTCGGGTTGATGAATCCAAAACCTACTGACCAAATTTCTCACGAATTTTCATCTTGGTTATCTGGAAAAAGGATCAATGGATCCATATCTTCTTTTGCAACTTCTTCTTCGATCACCATAAATATTCTCGGATCTAAACTTGTATCTTGAAAgttaaaagaaattttaaaaataatctaaatgTCAATGTTTACCATACATAAATTTGtaagtcaaatatatatatatatatgtaaaaaatatttataaaatataaacttgaTATCTTTAAATTAAAGATAATAACAGCTAATTGTAGGTACTCtataaataagaaagaaaatactCTTGAGAGAggtcaaagcaaaaaaaaaagaaaaaaaaaagaagttcaaTGGAGAAGATGAGCGTAGAAACCATAAAACCTTCTTCGGCAACTCCACAATCTCTCCGTACTCTCCACCTTTCCACTGTTGATTACAGGATGCAGTCAGTGTACACATACGCATGTCTTTTCTACACCAACGATCCCTCAATCCCGCGAGAAGAAACCACCCAGAAACTGAAGACTTCTCTCTCCCAAACCTTAACCAGCTTCTACCCTTTCGCCGGAAGAATTAACGGCCTAGCTGTTGACTGTAACGACGAAGGAGCCATATTCATCGAAGCCACTCTCGGCAACTCTACAATCTCTGCCTTTCTCAACTCCCCcgccccagattcaaatgagaTTCAACAAACTCTGCTTCCTCTCCACCATGTCCCTAAAACAAGCGAGGCCTCTATAACGTGGCCTCTTCTGCTCGTGAAGGCTTGTTACTTCCAATGCGGAGGCATGTCTCTCGGGATCTGCATGTCCCATAAGCTCGCAGACGCAGCCTCCTTGTCAGCCTTCATACGGGCCTGGGCTGCGACCGCTCGAGGAGAGAGCGGCACGGTGGGCAAACCTGAGTTCGCGGGGGTAAACGTAtacccaccaccaccacctcatGACGCCTTCAAAGTTGCTGAGGTACACAAACCTAAGATAACAGGTGTGACTAAGAGATTCGTTTTCAGCGGGTCAAAGATAGATGAGCTCAAGGCCAAAGTCGCACAACCACGGCCTACTCGGGTCCAGTGCGTCACTGCTCTTCTATGGAGGTGTGTCTGCGCTGCTGCTGCATCCAAGACAACAACGTCTACGAAAGTGCTGTTCCAACCTGCTAACTTGCGCACTAAGATACCTTCTTTACTGTCGGAGAACCTAATAGGAAATCTCATCCACACTAGCATGACTTCAAGTCGAAAAGGGGAGGAGATCGATATTCAAGAAACGGTTAAGGAGTTACGGGAACGGGGGGAGGAGTTGACCAGTCTTGTTCAAGAAAATGATGGGTCCACCACGGCGCTCGGTTCTAAATTGTTAGTTAAAATGTTTAATGATTACTCCAAGTTAAGCAACGAGCCTGGCGACTCGATGTACGCGGTGACTAGCTGGTGCAGGATGCCGTTTTATGAGGCTAATTTTGGAAAGGGATGTCCTGTTTGGGTTGTCGGAAACGTGGCTCCTCGACTCGAATTAGTGACGATGCTCTTAGATTCCAATGACTTTAAAGGGATCGAAGCGTGGGTGACATTGTCTGAAGAAGACATGCTTTCATTCGAACAAAACCCAGAACTGCTTGCCTTTGCTTCTCCCAATCCTGCTGTCATTTTCTAAATCATATCTATATTTCTTTCCAACTACTCctgtcttcttcttttgttcttgACAAATCTTTGTGTGTTTTGTTGTTTGTGGCTCGTGTTGCTTTCTCTGGTTAATTCGTGCCCCCAACAATTAGCATTGTAATGATTCACATATATACTTGAATAAAGAATTTGCGGGAGAACACATTTCATAACTCTAATGTAACACCAGTCCCTGTCATGTGTTCATATCACACAATGACTCAATAGAAGGGTGTTAGCTAAACCTTTTTTTGTACATCTCCAGAGACTGGATCTATGTAAACTAACCATATATAACATCTCCAGAGACTGGATCTATGTAAACTAacctttttatcaaaaaatataatatagtataATCAAGTTGTGTGCATTAATGATGGTTATACCACTTACAATTCATTATGTGCTTCTTAGAAAGTCCACTTAATGAGAAAtattcaaccaataaaatgaTGCCGTGTCAGCCTCTTTGCCATGTATGTGAACCAGAAAAAGCGTTAATACTTCttcttaattaataataaacatggACAAATGATGGAAGGCATGATTGCATAATCCCGTGATAGAGCAACATAGAGGCATTTTAAAGGAGATAGAAGTTTTTGAGGTCTCAGATTTTGTGCTTCTTTCAAATAACcagaatttgaaattataaaccTCTTTCATATATTATTCGGATAACTTGCACACAGGGCCGGGCATGATATTTGCTAGACTAGaagtaaagaaaaaaactagcccataattttaataatatagtatagtattaactaaaaaaaccgAAACACTCAGCAATTCGAATCAGGGACGCTTGGAGTTAAATCATTTAACAACTGCATGAACCATCTCGGTTACCTAATAATTTGAACATCGGCTCTAAAACAAATTGTATACTCATCAGTCCTGAAGCATATACTTGATCAGCTTGTATCCTAGCCTGACCATAATGTTGCCTAATGTTGCTCACACAACAACAATAACCCAAGTAAAGTCCAGTCTGCACAAATATCCCAACTAACAAACTTTGGgttcaaaaaatacaaaaaattgcTACATTTTGCCGGCCGGACAAATACCTATTATGTAATGATTCTCATTCAGTCTTTGGGTGAACTCATTTACATTTGAAACATTCACTTTATAACATATGCTGTCACAGAAATATGAGATTCAAACTGAAAAAATCTAATacgaaaaaaaaatccatatcTGAAGCTGTAATAATTCAAGAGTATAGGGTGTTGAGAGTGATTTGTGGCATCTCATCTACAGTCCCTTCTCTAGTCTTTTTCTTTAGCCTTGAATTGCATATAAACTTTGTTTTACTCTACACACAGGTCACTGAACTTCCCTTCTTCGCATCAAAGGTGCGTTTGGGACGATGTGGGATCGATCAAGTGTACGGTCTCGGACCACTGAACGAGAGGTAAAAGTTGAAATCTTGTTCCATGTTCATATCGGTGTCTTACTAAATTGATCAGGATGGGATTAGACAAGGCAAAGAAAGAGCTTTCAGGGAGTATTGCAAAAGGTGTTACCTTTGTGAAGAAGTAAGAGAGTTGAGATTGTTCACTTTGGAAATTATAAGAGCAATGCCTCACGATAAAATGTCTTGCGAGTAGTCTGATCTTTAAACAATAAGGGCCAGCATGGTATCTCACCCCATCCCTTAAACCCCTCATGAACCAAGATTTTTTTAAGGCTATGGGAACCCGAAGCTTTGGTCCATAATCTCCTCCAGTATCCCAAGTcggcaaagaaaaaaaaaaagttaaaaacaataACACTCTACCAAATGTGGTTTGAAGTTACAGCACAAAAGAACTAACGCTCTTGCTGTCTTGCACTATCACTAGGCCAATCAATACTTTAAGTAACTGAGATGATAAGTTGCAGTCGATCTGCAAAAGACCTAGATAGTACAAGAGGTACTTCAAAAGTTTAATGGTTATATATGAACCATTTTATAGACCAGAAGCTTAcatactagatcttgacccgcacatgtaaaacgtgcatgAGTATCAATTTCCCAAAACGTGCATAATTTTGGTAACATTTCACGCATTCATGTAAAAGTTTTGGCTTCAGATTATAATGATGTTGTAGATGACTGACTACatataatttttcttcttcttaagaATGATTTAAGTAGCTACTTCTTACTTTATATGattaatgataaaataaatagtcaggatttctaaatattaaattaaaagaaaactcaatcagcaaaaaaagaaaaaagatatgTCTAGGTGGTGGTTTAGTGGTTCTTTAGAGTTTATATCTGAAAATGATAATTACGTCTTTCAAACAGTATTATCAATGGTTAATATCGGACACAGGAGATATTTAGTTTCAAAAGTCAaaacttttgaagtttataaaAAACGCCAAAAATTTTAGACTCCAGGTCAAGCACCCTGCAAACACTAAATAAAGAATGATGTGTTCTATTTTCGAGTAGCTTTGTTCATGTATAATGTTCAAAATAGATGGCACATTGGGCTTGGTTTTTATCACGTGAACACGTAATATTGCATATATACAAACCGgatatttatccaaaatatgGATATCGGAGGGAGGGGAATCCAGATTCAGAAGGATCATGTATATCCAAATAGTGAAATTTTAAGTTTGGATGTTCAAATTAGCATTTGAAACTATTATTACTTTTAAAGtactttaattaaaatatatacaatattgcatatataaataataaatttttagttttagtttttttttttatcgactTTTACAGTGTCAATAttgcaaaagctggtcattcttctggttccgaaactaTCTTCatcaattgagaacaatccattgcaaacgtaacctgaaattgacgtaagttTCTCATGCATTCATATTGTCCAGAGTAGTGCTTCCATTTCCGCATAAAGAGAAGATAGGCTAGCCCgaacattcctcgcccccaaCAATCCAGCAAATCCTTCTAGCGTACTAAGTCATCCTTGTCCGAAAATAATAAAGTTCTAGTTTccttaacttttaatatttttattatattttattttcaaaatattttatttaataaataaaaattgttgatttgttatttttaatttaaaaaaaatataatttggatttaGATATCAGTGAGTGTTCAGATATCCAAATTCCAATTTTCAAAATCCTAAGATTTGTATATGAGTAATAATTTCACAAATTTGACTGATCCTTATccaaatattctaaaatattctgAATATGCTGTCTGTTCCTTCCCTAAGAATATTAATACCATAAATTCACTTAATATCatgtatattaagaaaaatcatAAGATGATATCCAAACTTAaaccaattttaaaatatgtggaCCACCTAATTTTTCTGTCTTTTTCTGGGTCAGACGTGGACAAGTATCTAGATAGGTCATTAATAATAAGTCATACCAATGCTATTTGATTTTAAAGCTTAGTTCTAAATTCATAATCAAGCTGAGATATCTTGTTCCTCAGAagccaattaaaaaaaaatcttcgatCTTCATTATCAAATCAAACCATTGATATTGGGAAAATATCAAGCCAATGATACATCCATCACTGGGTACACAGACACAAACACTAATCCAACTATTACAACTCAACAAATCCCATATCTCATGCCTCTGCTTTTATTATCCAACTCAACGTAACGGGTTTCTTTTTGATGACTAACGTAACGGTTTTGCCCAATATTATTCCGCTAACGCAAGTCTTATGTTCTTCACAACATCTTCAATAGGTCGAGAAAATTTGTTGTCCATCTGCAAATGtattacagatttttttttaaatacacttTTGGATACAAAACTCAATAtgctaaaataaaatagtacatacacttttcataatataagttattctatataatatatatagatgtttTAAAATGTAAGTTAGTTTCATATTTTCTATGTAACTTTTGTATTTaatcattaaatattttatgtgttatgatttagttaaatatttaattttatgtatgatattttttttttaaaattgaataataattataattttaactaaaatttattatgaaataaaaagaatataaaatatataggtTTTACCTTAGAGAGAATGGTGATAACGAGAGTTTTACTTCCAAAGGGTAAAGTAAAACTATTGACTACTTCAAGACGAAACTTTTCTAGTGAACTCAAGATCTTAACTAAACACCCTTTGTTTTTTTCACAATGGATCCTAATCAGCAAATCTCTGTCTGAAACTCGTGCTTCGATCATAGGCATTGTCTGCTTCAAGATGGAAACTTCATCTAAAGAAGAAGACGGAGGAGAAGCTGCTGAACAAGTTGAAGAATAAGATGAAGAATCATCTTCCACATACACTTGAGATCTCTTTACCAATATAACCGATTGGTCCATTTTCTTGGTTCCAACTCGCTCTTCCTCCAGCTTCTTTACGCGTTCTTGAAGTTGTTTCAAATGTTTAATCGCGTCTTCAAGAACGCTTGCTTTATCAGcctaattaattataaatattgtgTTTATGATCATCCTTAAAAGACATCGCATTCAAGATTTGACGAGGAGCATGACCCACCAAAGATTTAAACATTTAACTGTTTACGaggaaaattaaataaaagagaACATTTTAAGATTTGAAAAAGAAAGGTTTATAAAATGCAAACGCAGACGCAAGTATAAATTTATCCTTCTATTTAAGTTTGGATCTTATGCTTAGAACTATTAAAGGAACTTTtcggaaaaaaataataatattaaaaaattaaataaatatgtcaaataaataattgagggctaaacaaaacaaagacatgGTTTCTGACCTTTTTGAGGCCAGGAAGAAGAGCAGAGAGAGCAATCAAACGTTCATTGAGCTTTTGTCGACGTTTACGTTCAGCCAAAACATGTTCTTTCAATAGATGTGGCTCTCTTTTTCCTCCATTATTACCACACTCTTTTCTTTTGGACCCAGCATTCTGATTCATGTTTGCTTGGTTGGAGAAGTTAAAAGATGTCTCGACCAAGTTCATCGTCGGGTCTGGAGCCCCGAACGAGATCACTTGCGGCGTTGTGAGcgaaccagaagaagaagatgatgatggagaagaagatgttgagTTGACTTTCAGTTGCTTTGTAGGTCTCTCGGGTATCAACATGAACCCGGATTCGGATCCAGAACCCTGATGATCCGTGGTTTCTACTGGCACCACCGGAAAATCGGATTCCCAATCATCAATCAAGTACTCGTCAGTGTCCAGCATCAAATCCGTAAAGCTTGAATCTTCCATATTGCCTGAGGAATCACAAAAACTTTAACTTATTATTAACTCTTTTTTCAAGAATAACTTTCTTTTCTTGATATCAGAAATCAAGCAAGCAAAGTAACCATGAAAGTATAGAATCTGGATAAGAAAcaaaagcaaaaagaaaaaaacaagcttAAAAGAAAGCATATacttacttttgttttttttggtagtAAGTATTATGTCTTCGTTTTGTTATCTGAATGAGAATGTGAATGTGGATGTGGACTAGTGAACGCTTTATAGTGGTTTTGGACTCAACGCGGCTTCATAATGTTTTGTGCATGTATTGATTTGAGTAATGAtagtgtttgatttttttttattagttagtATTATATAATATCGGCTTGAAAAGAGCATATGGGTTAAAAGAAATGTATAGTTCTTTTATGAAATTGGCTGACGAGTCGCATGTCCAAAATACCACAATATGGAGCAACCGGTTACCCAATTTGGTAGattttgctttttgtttttgataaactATCGAGAGATCTTGttttttggaaaacaaaaatatgtatatttaattgtAAAAAGTTGATTTGCACATCTGAAGAAGCAATagatataataactatttttttgaaaatacatttttgtgatatttttttgttgaatagaTGATTTTATTAACGGTTACGATTTACGAGATAGATAAATTTGtttcttgttatttttttatgttaaatatACCTTCCATTCTACGAAAATAGTAGTtttgagatttttatttattttacaaagattgttgttttgtattttcgatccaactttatatttttatccattttgtctatattaatttaaacaattactatatctaataatttttttataaagtttttattaaagtaggattattttggtcttttaattttattttaaagtttgtggaaactttaaaactacaatctttttattaaataaagaaaaataaattatctagTTTGCTTGTAATCTCATCCGATAAACTTTCATCACATGAAAATAAAGTACAATAACATGTTATATCAAAAAGAGTCACAAAAGTTACTTTCGTCATTGTAGTTATTTACATAATTAGAAAGTCTATATATTGctatatactttaatttatcTTTCACCTCTTTAATTTAGTGTTATAAAATGCAGTATACATACTCTCttcgttttttaatataaattgttttagataaacttttatgtttcaaattatatgaattttttggttttctatgtaaaatctattaacacttaatgttatatgaccaatgataatatactttatattttattattggttgatttgtggttagataaataattaatgatgtttttgttaagaaaatagaaaaaaataatgattttttaatatacgtgcacaattataaaataacttatattaaaaacagagggagtagatGTTTAGGCGGCGACTAAATAGTCACgcttaataattttatgttatagaatattttatattaatttaaataaatagacGTACATAATAACATTTAAGTGGATATTATCCGATTGCGAACATGTAAACAGATTTCAAccatttatattcaaaattgaAATACTAGTCTTGttatatagatattatttttactatttatctTGTGTATTTAAAACtgctaatttatttattttttgaaataaatttaaatttatatgtttttctaTCGTTATGTATTAAAcatgaattatttttataagttaaCATCACGTATAGGCCCTAATCATGTATACATGAAACTATATTTCtcttaattttctaaaaattaatatattatattacttttaatGTCagtaactatatattttatatagtgaTTGCACACTATATATATCCGTCGATGCTTTGTTTAGGCACTAGACACTAGAGACTCATATGTACCGTCTAGCGATCGTTTAACACGTCTTATGACACGGTATCTACCAAAttgattcaaaattaaaaatgggTACTATGTATCGTTTTGGATGAACTTGGAATTAATGCGTAGAGATCTGAGCAGCTACAGATGCGATGAGATCTGACATTGGAAAACTAACATTAaacgtttgattttttttttatagtagcTTCATACAATAAAtgtatctcttttctttttgatcaaACAATAAATGTATCTAACTTGAGATATTTTTTGAGGGTCTACGACTTTGGTAAAGCATGGCGGAAGAATCAGATAATGTCTATAAAAAAGCATATGAAATATGGTTGAGTGATAAAATATACATACAAACAATAACTGAAAATTTTAGCTGTTAAAATTAGAAGTGTTCAATCTAGACGAGTTCGATTTTTTGAATCCATAGAGTTtgaataatgatgactattatataatttctttaagaaaaattaaagattatataactccttagcaaaaaaaaaagactatataACTCCTACTTGTTTGTGCAATAATATGAGGCTCCCGTTGAATCTGTctggacaataattaataaataagaatgatttttaataattgtgACATTATAacatccacattatttctcataTTTGTGTGGACCGATGCAAAGACCTATAGTTAGTTGTGTATAGATTAcaaatttttaatcttttacttTGTGTCTAATACTTTCGAATTTGCGATGGACCAGTGGGGAGAGGACGTTTAGCATGAGGGTCATGCGAACGTACCTACCGGATATGACAAATATCCGGAACGGCCGTGGATTTTGCATAATCAAGTAGCCAAGAgttaacaaaaaagaaaattaaatcaaGAAAATTGTATACGCTTAGAGAATCTTAAGATATAAATTTAGAGAAATTCACACCTGATCAAATGAGCAGAGCTATCGTCAGTCATTCGAAATCGCATCTTATCTCTGAATACTCCACAACATCAAAACTtgaacgattttttttttttgagaaagggcttttgaaaaattattcaGACGTTGGTATCTTATTCATGGCAGTTGATagataaaacattatatatttttctttatttcacaCTCTGTCTACCAACTGTAAATGATCAtaaatttaagttaataaatttgaaatttcacctaaaattaaaaatttaagagGTAAGAAGACAAGATCATTTTTACCAAATTAGGTTTATGCAACAATAGCCCGAGCCATCAAACCATGTATATCGAGAGAGATTAATGACAAACTGCTAGAGACTCCGACGACCGCTGAGATCAAGAAAGCCTTGTTTGCTATCCATCCGGATAAAGCACCAGGGCCCGATGGATTCTCGGCCTGCTTCTTCCAAGCCAATTGGGAGACTGTCGCAGCTGCCATATCTAGGGATGTCACAGAGTTCTTTGTCTCATGTCAACTTCGTCCGAGCATCAACGAGACACATATCCGCCTGATACCAAAGACTACAACATCTAAGCGGGTTGCTGAATATCGTCCTATTGCACTCTGCAACGTCACCTACAAGATCATCTCTAAGTTGATCTCTCTGCGCTTAAAACCGGTCCTCCAGAGCCTTATATCCGAAAATCAATCTGCCTTTGTCTCGGGGAGATTAATTACGGATAATGTCCTCATTACGCATGAGCTTCTGCACTTTCTGAAGCAATCGGGAGCTGTTAAAAATTGTGCCATGGCCGTCAAAacggacatgagcaaagcatacGATCGGCTTGAGTGGTCATTTATCCGCAAAGTGTTGCTACGGATGGGTTTCTCTGCTTCTTGGACAGAGCTCATTATCCAGTGTTGTAGCACGGTGTCTTACTCCTTCTTGCTCGACGACTCGGCTCATAGAAAAATTTTCCCCACTAGAGGAATTAGACAAGGGGATCCGCTCTCCCCGTATCTATTCATTCTCTGTAGTGAAGTTTTGTCCGGCCTATGCAGCCAGGCTCAGCAAAGCGGTCATCTCAAGGGAATCAGCGCAGGTCGACGTGGGCCAAAGATAAATCATCTACTGTTCGCAGACGACACCATGTTCTTTCTCAAGACAGACCAGGATAGCTGCACGGCCCTGATTAATATCCTCCGCAGCTATGAACAAGCCTCGGGACAGAAGATAAATGCCACCAAATCTTCCATCACCTTTGCGACAAAAACGCCTCAGGAGACACGATCTCGTGTCAAATCTTTCCTTGGGATTGTCAAAGAAGGCGGAACAGGCAAGTATCTTGGCCTTCCCGAACTTTTTGGCCGGAGGAAGAAAGACTTATTCACATCTATTGTCGATCGAATTCGAGTTAAAGCCAATAGTTACTCCTCACGGCTACTCTCTCCAGCGGGTAAGCTCGTCATGATTAAGGCAGTCTTATCGGCCATCCCCACACACGCTAGCTCTTGTTTCCTTCTCCCGCTAAGTCTATGCAAGAGGATCCAATCCGCATTTACAAGATTCTGGTGGGATGCGGCTGATCAAAAGAAGATATGCTGGATAGCATGGAGTAAAATAACGCTGCCAAAACTCTTGGGAGGGTTGGGGATAAGAGACATACAGTTGTT
The nucleotide sequence above comes from Brassica napus cultivar Da-Ae chromosome A9, Da-Ae, whole genome shotgun sequence. Encoded proteins:
- the LOC106370263 gene encoding BAHD acyltransferase At5g47980-like translates to MEKMSVETIKPSSATPQSLRTLHLSTVDYRMQSVYTYACLFYTNDPSIPREETTQKLKTSLSQTLTSFYPFAGRINGLAVDCNDEGAIFIEATLGNSTISAFLNSPAPDSNEIQQTLLPLHHVPKTSEASITWPLLLVKACYFQCGGMSLGICMSHKLADAASLSAFIRAWAATARGESGTVGKPEFAGVNVYPPPPPHDAFKVAEVHKPKITGVTKRFVFSGSKIDELKAKVAQPRPTRVQCVTALLWRCVCAAAASKTTTSTKVLFQPANLRTKIPSLLSENLIGNLIHTSMTSSRKGEEIDIQETVKELRERGEELTSLVQENDGSTTALGSKLLVKMFNDYSKLSNEPGDSMYAVTSWCRMPFYEANFGKGCPVWVVGNVAPRLELVTMLLDSNDFKGIEAWVTLSEEDMLSFEQNPELLAFASPNPAVIF
- the LOC106371333 gene encoding transcription factor NAI1 is translated as MEDSSFTDLMLDTDEYLIDDWESDFPVVPVETTDHQGSGSESGFMLIPERPTKQLKVNSTSSSPSSSSSSGSLTTPQVISFGAPDPTMNLVETSFNFSNQANMNQNAGSKRKECGNNGGKREPHLLKEHVLAERKRRQKLNERLIALSALLPGLKKADKASVLEDAIKHLKQLQERVKKLEEERVGTKKMDQSVILVKRSQVYVEDDSSSYSSTCSAASPPSSSLDEVSILKQTMPMIEARVSDRDLLIRIHCEKNKGCLVKILSSLEKFRLEVVNSFTLPFGSKTLVITILSKMDNKFSRPIEDVVKNIRLALAE
- the LOC125578223 gene encoding uncharacterized protein LOC125578223 — its product is MAEESDNVYATIARAIKPCISREINDKLLETPTTAEIKKALFAIHPDKAPGPDGFSACFFQANWETVAAAISRDVTEFFVSCQLRPSINETHIRLIPKTTTSKRVAEYRPIALCNVTYKIISKLISLRLKPVLQSLISENQSAFVSGRLITDNVLITHELLHFLKQSGAVKNCAMAVKTDMSKAYDRLEWSFIRKVLLRMGFSASWTELIIQCCSTVSYSFLLDDSAHRKIFPTRGIRQGDPLSPYLFILCSEVLSGLCSQAQQSGHLKGISAGRRGPKINHLLFADDTMFFLKTDQDSCTALINILRSYEQASGQKINATKSSITFATKTPQETRSRVKSFLGIVKEGGTGKYLGLPELFGRRKKDLFTSIVDRIRVKANSYSSRLLSPAGKLVMIKAVLSAIPTHASSCFLLPLSLCKRIQSAFTRFWWDAADQKKICWIAWSKITLPKLLGGLGIRDIQLFNVALLAKQAWRIVTAPNCLLSRVLLGRYCQNSSFLDVLPTSNASHGWRSVLKGRDLLITQLGKAVGDGNSTRVWKDRWILSNNTGTPVGPPKEMDRDLMVSDLLTRGTNDWNVAKIKDLFPSLASCITSITPSILGAPDEFVWIPNKDGRYTTKSGYTTAVKYNYLLENGGSPLPALEWSKKVWASQCLPKIKLFMWKLMQGALPLGANLEKRGCGSSVTCPRCGERETADHLILTCPFAKQVWTDAPFQYGFDPDQFSSLSEALLSGMRTICLPPTGVSQPIFPWICWCLWTSRNKLIFENKVLSVAEVLSLSITSAREWWLAQPTAMKAPPWRASDGATGCGWIFKDSTRQSTQHGSKCFDNTASALTGEALAIRLALSHALSLGYTRVCVFSDCQVLVRAICSKSSPVELYGLVCDIDLLSSLFDFCTLSFISRSLNSEADLLAKSALCNAALTT